Proteins from a genomic interval of Candidatus Acetothermia bacterium:
- a CDS encoding helix-turn-helix domain-containing protein encodes MDPVGEKLKRYRLHRGLSKRALAAELGVSVPTILRWEEGMSLPNDYNRYKIDQLLEGQGPPHPAERPRLVLLSLFDPTP; translated from the coding sequence ATGGACCCGGTTGGAGAGAAGCTCAAGCGGTACCGCCTACATCGCGGCCTGAGCAAGCGGGCACTGGCAGCGGAGCTGGGCGTGTCCGTGCCCACCATCCTACGCTGGGAGGAAGGGATGAGCCTGCCCAACGACTACAACCGCTACAAGATCGACCAACTCCTGGAGGGCCAGGGCCCGCCCCACCCCGCCGAACGCCCGCGCCTGGTGCTCCTCAGCCTGTTCGACCCGACCCCATGA
- the gltX gene encoding glutamate--tRNA ligase — protein MAIRVRFAPSPTGELHVGGARTALYTWLWARQERGVFILRIEDTDLARSERRFAEGILDALRWLALDWDELYFQSDRLPLYRRYVEALLEKGLAYPCFCPPDELAARRRERLARGQIPEYDGHCRRLTEAERARYLAAGRRPAIRFRVPEEAKATAFSDFLRGEVRFRRLTTGDFVIQKSDGTPTYNLACVVDDHEMGITHVLRAEDHLSNTPKQIWLYEAFGWEPPRFGHLSMILGPDRKKLSKRHGATSVEALRAQGFLPEAVVNHLALLGWSPGTGQEMFTRDELVGAFSLRQVQLPPQVYDLQKLRWLNRQHLLRLPPEELLARARPFLGAIADGVPVARLAAALDAVRPSVSTLAELAAHPDLAVLLRPPDLPPEVRAGLAAAAAPRILEGILARLPRSLGRDDLRPLVQAVADEVGVPRTHVFHALRLALTGRSEGMELALVCAVLGADEVRARLELALEGEGRHG, from the coding sequence ATGGCCATCCGGGTCCGTTTCGCCCCAAGTCCGACCGGGGAGCTCCACGTGGGCGGTGCCCGTACTGCCCTCTACACCTGGCTGTGGGCCCGTCAGGAGAGGGGAGTTTTCATCCTGCGCATCGAGGACACCGACCTTGCCCGGTCCGAGAGGCGGTTTGCGGAGGGGATCCTGGATGCGCTGCGCTGGCTGGCGCTTGATTGGGACGAGCTTTACTTTCAATCGGACCGGCTGCCCCTGTACCGCCGGTACGTGGAGGCGCTCCTGGAGAAGGGCCTCGCCTACCCGTGCTTCTGCCCCCCGGACGAGCTCGCCGCCCGCCGTCGAGAGCGGCTCGCGCGCGGCCAGATCCCCGAGTATGACGGGCACTGCCGTCGGCTCACCGAGGCCGAGCGGGCGCGGTACCTGGCCGCCGGACGCCGCCCGGCGATCCGGTTCCGCGTCCCCGAGGAGGCCAAGGCCACGGCGTTCTCCGACTTCCTGCGCGGCGAGGTCCGGTTCCGCCGCCTGACCACCGGGGACTTCGTGATCCAGAAGTCGGATGGCACCCCCACCTACAACCTGGCGTGCGTGGTGGACGACCACGAGATGGGCATCACCCACGTCCTGCGGGCCGAAGATCATCTCTCCAACACCCCGAAGCAGATCTGGCTGTACGAGGCGTTCGGCTGGGAGCCGCCCCGGTTCGGGCACCTGTCGATGATCCTCGGCCCGGACCGGAAGAAGCTCTCGAAGAGGCACGGGGCGACGTCGGTGGAGGCGTTGCGGGCCCAAGGGTTCCTCCCTGAGGCGGTGGTGAACCACCTCGCCCTCCTCGGGTGGTCCCCGGGGACGGGGCAGGAGATGTTCACACGGGACGAGCTCGTGGGCGCGTTCTCGCTCCGCCAGGTCCAACTTCCTCCCCAGGTGTACGACCTCCAAAAGCTCCGCTGGCTCAACCGCCAGCACCTCCTGCGCCTCCCCCCGGAGGAGCTCCTCGCCCGGGCCCGGCCGTTTCTCGGGGCGATCGCCGACGGGGTTCCCGTGGCACGGCTCGCGGCCGCACTGGACGCGGTCCGCCCTTCGGTCTCCACCTTGGCCGAGCTCGCCGCGCACCCCGATCTTGCCGTGCTGCTCCGGCCGCCGGATCTCCCCCCCGAGGTCCGGGCCGGGCTCGCCGCCGCGGCGGCCCCGCGGATCCTGGAGGGTATCCTCGCCCGCCTGCCCCGGTCCCTGGGGCGGGACGACCTGCGGCCCTTGGTGCAGGCGGTGGCCGACGAGGTCGGGGTACCCCGCACGCACGTGTTCCACGCCCTGCGCCTCGCCCTCACCGGGCGCTCGGAGGGGATGGAGCTCGCCCTGGTCTGCGCCGTCCTCGGGGCGGACGAGGTACGGGCCCGGCTCGAGCTGGCCCTTGAGGGCGAAGGGCGACACGGGTAG